One stretch of Carassius gibelio isolate Cgi1373 ecotype wild population from Czech Republic chromosome B1, carGib1.2-hapl.c, whole genome shotgun sequence DNA includes these proteins:
- the LOC127949482 gene encoding DNA-directed RNA polymerase II subunit RPB1 encodes MKIIWTFTLLMIPVGAMTSLNVTGHSGGEINITCTYQGKHGNEKYFCKVPWLITCSDLIKTEVKNKWVDSGRFSLYDDTRAAVFTVTIRDLSEEDSGMYYCAVDKSWARDSYTEVNLNVITAPKTPPSVSSPSSSVPTPPISLISQPSTSDFTWDSPSVSNGLSLIIVVSVVVPLLIAGLVSCILTVFMKRQARAKGSESASKMPEPGIENNDAVPQTQYIYEEIKDTRPHTGCKTAQLPTNPSDSTKKVYAMPQLPTNPSDSITTVYSTPQLPTNPSDSITTVYSTPQLPTTPSDSITTVYSTPQLPTNPSDSITTVYSTPQLPTTPSDSITTVYSTPQLPTTPSDSITTVYSTPQLPTNPSDSITTVYSTPQLPTTPSDSINTVYSTPQLPTNPSDSITTVYSTPQLPTTPSDSITTVYSTPQLPTTPSDSITTVYSTPQLPTNPSDSITTVYSTPQLPTNPSVEWHKQ; translated from the exons ATGAAGATCATCTGGACTTTCACTCTGTTGATGATTCCTG TAGGTGCCATGACCTCCTTGAATGTGACTGGACATTCAGGCGGTGAAATCAACATCACATGCACATATCAAGGCAAACATGGAAATGAGAAGTATTTTTGTAAAGTACCGTGGTTAATAACTTGCTCTGATCTCATCAAGactgaagtgaaaaataaatgggTTGATTCTGGAAGATTCTCTCTGTATGACGACACAAGAGCAGCAGTTTTCACTGTGACCATCAGAGATCTGAGTGAAGAGGATTCTGGGATGTATTACTGTGCAGTTGATAAATCTTGGGCTAGAGATTCCTACACTGAAGTGAATCTGAACGTTATTACAG CACCCAAAACTCCACCCTCagtatcatcaccatcatcatcagtcCCAACTCCACCCATTTCACTAATTTCCCAGCCGTCGACATCTGATTTCACATGGGATTCTCCGTCTGTCTCAAATG GTTTGTCTCTGATCATCGTTGTGTCTGTGGTTGTTCCTCTGCTCATCGCTGGACTCGTTTCATGTATACTGACTGTCTTCATGAAGCGTCAGGCTCGAGCTAAAG GCTCCGAGTCAGCCTCTAAAATGCCTGAACCTGGAATAGAAAACAATGATGCG GTTCCTCAAACTCAGTACATTTACGAGGAGATTAAAGACACCAGACCTCACACTGGCTGCAAAACTGCCCAgttacccacaaacccctctgattcTACAAAAAAAGTTTATGCTATGCCTCAgttacccacaaacccctctgattcTATTACCACAGTTTATTCTACTCCGcaattacccacaaacccctctgattcTATTACCACAGTTTATTCTACTCCGCAATTACCCACAACCCCCTCTGATTCTATTACCACAGTTTATTCTACTCCGcaattacccacaaacccctctgattcTATTACCACAGTTTATTCTACTCCGCAATTACCCACAACCCCCTCTGATTCTATTACCACAGTTTATTCTACTCCGCAATTACCCACAACCCCCTCTGATTCTATTACCACAGTTTATTCTACTCCGcaattacccacaaacccctctgattcTATTACCACAGTTTATTCTACTCCGCAATTACCCACAACCCCCTCTGATTCTATTAACACAGTTTATTCTACTCCGcaattacccacaaacccctctgattcTATTACCACAGTTTATTCTACTCCGCAATTACCCACAACCCCCTCTGATTCTATTACCACAGTTTATTCTACTCCGCAATTACCCACAACCCCCTCTGATTCTATTACCACAGTTTATTCTACTCCGcaattacccacaaacccctctgattcTATTACCACAGTTTATTCTACTCCGcaattacccacaaacccctctgTTGAGTGGCATAAGCAGTGA
- the LOC127949444 gene encoding uncharacterized protein SPEM3-like isoform X3, which produces MFSMCVVLLVFSSISTAVVGAPETVTGHRGERVDIRCRYESGYESNSKYFCKGECVYGFRDIVVKSGSPAEDERFSLTDDTRTRVFTVSITDLRTEDEGRYWCGVERTIADVYSEIMLLVKEDQIQQTTSITTTERKTTITDQDSSSTGDVWSTESVIYVSVGLVLVMIIFLAALTVLCRKRSKKPPRVTQSGLSPQVSIVLLPLNEHTAEEIDCNNPKHEDINKMKGKNKDIHTICTTIDRPEESSIYSTADKPDDSVIYSTADKPEDSVIYSTADKPEDSMIYSTADKPEDSVIYSTADKPEDSVIYSTADKPEDSMIYSTADKPDDSVIYSTADKPEDSMIYSTADKPEDSMIYSTAECPKDSMIYSTADKPEDSMIYSTADKPEDSVIYSTADKPEDSMIYSTADKPEDSMIYSTADKPEDSVIYSTADKPEDSVIYSTADKPEDSMIYSTADKPEDSMIYSTADKPEDSMIYSTADKPEDSMIYSTADKPEDSMIYSTADKPEDSMIYSTADKPEDSMIYSTADKPEDSMIYSTADKPDDSMIYSTADKPEDSVIYSTADKPEDSVIYSTADKPEDSVIYSTADKPDDSMIYSTADKPDDSMIYSTADKPDDSVIYSTAECPDDSTS; this is translated from the exons ATGTTCAGCATGTGTGTCGTTCTGCTCGTCTTTTCCAGCATCTCTACAG cTGTTGTTGGTGCTCCAGAAACAGTCACAGGACACAGAGGAGAGAGAGTAGATATCAGATGCAGATATGAATCTGGATATGAATCAAATTCAAAGTATTTTTGTAAAGGAGAGTGTGTCTATGGATTTAGAGACATTGTGGTTAAATCAGGATCTCCAGCTGAAGACGAGAGATTCTCTCTGACCGATGACACGAGGACCAGAGTTTTCACCGTCAGCATCACTGACCTGAGAACAGAGGATGAGGGACGATACTGGTGTGGAGTGGAGAGGACTATAGCTGATGTCTATTCAGAGATTATGTTGCTGGTTAAAGAGG ATCAGATTCAACAAACCACCAGCATCACAACCACAGAAAGAAAAACCACTATCACAGATCAGGACAGCTCCTCAACGG GTGATGTCTGGAGCACAGAGTCTGTCATCTACGTCTCTGTGGGGTTAGTCCTCGTGATGATCATCTTCCTCGCTGCGCTGACGGTGTTGTGTAGGAAGAGAAGCAAGAAACCACCAAGAGTTACGCAATCTGGGCTTTCACCACAAG TCTCCATTGTGCTTCTTCCTTTGAATGAACACACTGCAGAG GAGATTGACTGTAACAACCCCAAACATGAGGATATCAACAAGATGAAGGGCAAGAACAAAGACATCCACACTATCTGCACTACAATAGATAGACCAGAAGAATCATcaatctactcaacagcagataaaccagacgattcagtgatctactcaacagcagataaaccagaagattcagtgatctactcaacagcagataaaccagaagattcaatgatctactcaacagcagataaaccagaagattcagtgatctactcaacagcagataaaccagaagattcagtgatctactcaacagcagataaaccagaagattcaatgatctactcaacagcagataaaccagacgattcagtgatctactcaacagcagataaaccagaagattcaatgatctactcaacagcagataaaccagaagattcaatgatctactcaacagcagaatGTCCCaaagattcaatgatctactcaacagcagataaaccagaagattcaatgatctactcaacagcagataaaccagaagattcagtgatctactcaacagcagataaaccagaagattcaatgatctactcaacagcagataaaccagaagattcaatgatctactcaacagcagataaaccagaagattcagtgatctactcaacagcagataaaccagaagattcagtgatctactcaacagcagataaaccagaagattcaatgatctactcaacagcagataaaccagaagattcaatgatctactcaacagcagataaaccagaagattcaatgatctactcaacagcagataaaccagaagattcaatgatctactcaacagcagataaaccagaagattcaatgatctactcaacagcagataaaccagaagattcaatgatctactcaacagcagataaaccagaagattcaatgatctactcaacagcagataaaccagaagattcaatgatctactcaacagcagataaaccagacgattcaatgatctactcaacagcagataaaccagaagattcagtgatctactcaacagcagataaaccagaagattcagtgatctactcaacagcagataaaccagaagattcagtgatctactcaacagcagataaaccagacgattcaatgatctactcaacagcagataaaccagacgattcaatgatctactcaacagcagataaaccagacgattcagtgatctactcaacagctgAATGTCCAGATGATTCAACCTCATGA
- the LOC127949444 gene encoding uncharacterized protein SPEM3-like isoform X1: MVSYFSKMFSMCVVLLVFSSISTAVVGAPETVTGHRGERVDIRCRYESGYESNSKYFCKGECVYGFRDIVVKSGSPAEDERFSLTDDTRTRVFTVSITDLRTEDEGRYWCGVERTIADVYSEIMLLVKEDQIQQTTSITTTERKTTITDQDSSSTGDVWSTESVIYVSVGLVLVMIIFLAALTVLCRKRSKKPPRVTQSGLSPQVSIVLLPLNEHTAEEIDCNNPKHEDINKMKGKNKDIHTICTTIDRPEESSIYSTADKPDDSVIYSTADKPEDSVIYSTADKPEDSMIYSTADKPEDSVIYSTADKPEDSVIYSTADKPEDSMIYSTADKPDDSVIYSTADKPEDSMIYSTADKPEDSMIYSTAECPKDSMIYSTADKPEDSMIYSTADKPEDSVIYSTADKPEDSMIYSTADKPEDSMIYSTADKPEDSVIYSTADKPEDSVIYSTADKPEDSMIYSTADKPEDSMIYSTADKPEDSMIYSTADKPEDSMIYSTADKPEDSMIYSTADKPEDSMIYSTADKPEDSMIYSTADKPEDSMIYSTADKPDDSMIYSTADKPEDSVIYSTADKPEDSVIYSTADKPEDSVIYSTADKPDDSMIYSTADKPDDSMIYSTADKPDDSVIYSTAECPDDSTS, from the exons ATGGTTTCGTATTTCAGTAAAATGTTCAGCATGTGTGTCGTTCTGCTCGTCTTTTCCAGCATCTCTACAG cTGTTGTTGGTGCTCCAGAAACAGTCACAGGACACAGAGGAGAGAGAGTAGATATCAGATGCAGATATGAATCTGGATATGAATCAAATTCAAAGTATTTTTGTAAAGGAGAGTGTGTCTATGGATTTAGAGACATTGTGGTTAAATCAGGATCTCCAGCTGAAGACGAGAGATTCTCTCTGACCGATGACACGAGGACCAGAGTTTTCACCGTCAGCATCACTGACCTGAGAACAGAGGATGAGGGACGATACTGGTGTGGAGTGGAGAGGACTATAGCTGATGTCTATTCAGAGATTATGTTGCTGGTTAAAGAGG ATCAGATTCAACAAACCACCAGCATCACAACCACAGAAAGAAAAACCACTATCACAGATCAGGACAGCTCCTCAACGG GTGATGTCTGGAGCACAGAGTCTGTCATCTACGTCTCTGTGGGGTTAGTCCTCGTGATGATCATCTTCCTCGCTGCGCTGACGGTGTTGTGTAGGAAGAGAAGCAAGAAACCACCAAGAGTTACGCAATCTGGGCTTTCACCACAAG TCTCCATTGTGCTTCTTCCTTTGAATGAACACACTGCAGAG GAGATTGACTGTAACAACCCCAAACATGAGGATATCAACAAGATGAAGGGCAAGAACAAAGACATCCACACTATCTGCACTACAATAGATAGACCAGAAGAATCATcaatctactcaacagcagataaaccagacgattcagtgatctactcaacagcagataaaccagaagattcagtgatctactcaacagcagataaaccagaagattcaatgatctactcaacagcagataaaccagaagattcagtgatctactcaacagcagataaaccagaagattcagtgatctactcaacagcagataaaccagaagattcaatgatctactcaacagcagataaaccagacgattcagtgatctactcaacagcagataaaccagaagattcaatgatctactcaacagcagataaaccagaagattcaatgatctactcaacagcagaatGTCCCaaagattcaatgatctactcaacagcagataaaccagaagattcaatgatctactcaacagcagataaaccagaagattcagtgatctactcaacagcagataaaccagaagattcaatgatctactcaacagcagataaaccagaagattcaatgatctactcaacagcagataaaccagaagattcagtgatctactcaacagcagataaaccagaagattcagtgatctactcaacagcagataaaccagaagattcaatgatctactcaacagcagataaaccagaagattcaatgatctactcaacagcagataaaccagaagattcaatgatctactcaacagcagataaaccagaagattcaatgatctactcaacagcagataaaccagaagattcaatgatctactcaacagcagataaaccagaagattcaatgatctactcaacagcagataaaccagaagattcaatgatctactcaacagcagataaaccagaagattcaatgatctactcaacagcagataaaccagacgattcaatgatctactcaacagcagataaaccagaagattcagtgatctactcaacagcagataaaccagaagattcagtgatctactcaacagcagataaaccagaagattcagtgatctactcaacagcagataaaccagacgattcaatgatctactcaacagcagataaaccagacgattcaatgatctactcaacagcagataaaccagacgattcagtgatctactcaacagctgAATGTCCAGATGATTCAACCTCATGA
- the LOC127949444 gene encoding uncharacterized protein SPEM3-like isoform X2, protein MSKMFSMCVVLLVFSSISTAVVGAPETVTGHRGERVDIRCRYESGYESNSKYFCKGECVYGFRDIVVKSGSPAEDERFSLTDDTRTRVFTVSITDLRTEDEGRYWCGVERTIADVYSEIMLLVKEDQIQQTTSITTTERKTTITDQDSSSTGDVWSTESVIYVSVGLVLVMIIFLAALTVLCRKRSKKPPRVTQSGLSPQVSIVLLPLNEHTAEEIDCNNPKHEDINKMKGKNKDIHTICTTIDRPEESSIYSTADKPDDSVIYSTADKPEDSVIYSTADKPEDSMIYSTADKPEDSVIYSTADKPEDSVIYSTADKPEDSMIYSTADKPDDSVIYSTADKPEDSMIYSTADKPEDSMIYSTAECPKDSMIYSTADKPEDSMIYSTADKPEDSVIYSTADKPEDSMIYSTADKPEDSMIYSTADKPEDSVIYSTADKPEDSVIYSTADKPEDSMIYSTADKPEDSMIYSTADKPEDSMIYSTADKPEDSMIYSTADKPEDSMIYSTADKPEDSMIYSTADKPEDSMIYSTADKPEDSMIYSTADKPDDSMIYSTADKPEDSVIYSTADKPEDSVIYSTADKPEDSVIYSTADKPDDSMIYSTADKPDDSMIYSTADKPDDSVIYSTAECPDDSTS, encoded by the exons ATGAG TAAAATGTTCAGCATGTGTGTCGTTCTGCTCGTCTTTTCCAGCATCTCTACAG cTGTTGTTGGTGCTCCAGAAACAGTCACAGGACACAGAGGAGAGAGAGTAGATATCAGATGCAGATATGAATCTGGATATGAATCAAATTCAAAGTATTTTTGTAAAGGAGAGTGTGTCTATGGATTTAGAGACATTGTGGTTAAATCAGGATCTCCAGCTGAAGACGAGAGATTCTCTCTGACCGATGACACGAGGACCAGAGTTTTCACCGTCAGCATCACTGACCTGAGAACAGAGGATGAGGGACGATACTGGTGTGGAGTGGAGAGGACTATAGCTGATGTCTATTCAGAGATTATGTTGCTGGTTAAAGAGG ATCAGATTCAACAAACCACCAGCATCACAACCACAGAAAGAAAAACCACTATCACAGATCAGGACAGCTCCTCAACGG GTGATGTCTGGAGCACAGAGTCTGTCATCTACGTCTCTGTGGGGTTAGTCCTCGTGATGATCATCTTCCTCGCTGCGCTGACGGTGTTGTGTAGGAAGAGAAGCAAGAAACCACCAAGAGTTACGCAATCTGGGCTTTCACCACAAG TCTCCATTGTGCTTCTTCCTTTGAATGAACACACTGCAGAG GAGATTGACTGTAACAACCCCAAACATGAGGATATCAACAAGATGAAGGGCAAGAACAAAGACATCCACACTATCTGCACTACAATAGATAGACCAGAAGAATCATcaatctactcaacagcagataaaccagacgattcagtgatctactcaacagcagataaaccagaagattcagtgatctactcaacagcagataaaccagaagattcaatgatctactcaacagcagataaaccagaagattcagtgatctactcaacagcagataaaccagaagattcagtgatctactcaacagcagataaaccagaagattcaatgatctactcaacagcagataaaccagacgattcagtgatctactcaacagcagataaaccagaagattcaatgatctactcaacagcagataaaccagaagattcaatgatctactcaacagcagaatGTCCCaaagattcaatgatctactcaacagcagataaaccagaagattcaatgatctactcaacagcagataaaccagaagattcagtgatctactcaacagcagataaaccagaagattcaatgatctactcaacagcagataaaccagaagattcaatgatctactcaacagcagataaaccagaagattcagtgatctactcaacagcagataaaccagaagattcagtgatctactcaacagcagataaaccagaagattcaatgatctactcaacagcagataaaccagaagattcaatgatctactcaacagcagataaaccagaagattcaatgatctactcaacagcagataaaccagaagattcaatgatctactcaacagcagataaaccagaagattcaatgatctactcaacagcagataaaccagaagattcaatgatctactcaacagcagataaaccagaagattcaatgatctactcaacagcagataaaccagaagattcaatgatctactcaacagcagataaaccagacgattcaatgatctactcaacagcagataaaccagaagattcagtgatctactcaacagcagataaaccagaagattcagtgatctactcaacagcagataaaccagaagattcagtgatctactcaacagcagataaaccagacgattcaatgatctactcaacagcagataaaccagacgattcaatgatctactcaacagcagataaaccagacgattcagtgatctactcaacagctgAATGTCCAGATGATTCAACCTCATGA
- the LOC127949444 gene encoding uncharacterized protein SPEM3-like isoform X4, with the protein MVSYFSKMFSMCVVLLVFSSISTAVVGAPETVTGHRGERVDIRCRYESGYESNSKYFCKGECVYGFRDIVVKSGSPAEDERFSLTDDTRTRVFTVSITDLRTEDEGRYWCGVERTIADVYSEIMLLVKEGDVWSTESVIYVSVGLVLVMIIFLAALTVLCRKRSKKPPRVTQSGLSPQVSIVLLPLNEHTAEEIDCNNPKHEDINKMKGKNKDIHTICTTIDRPEESSIYSTADKPDDSVIYSTADKPEDSVIYSTADKPEDSMIYSTADKPEDSVIYSTADKPEDSVIYSTADKPEDSMIYSTADKPDDSVIYSTADKPEDSMIYSTADKPEDSMIYSTAECPKDSMIYSTADKPEDSMIYSTADKPEDSVIYSTADKPEDSMIYSTADKPEDSMIYSTADKPEDSVIYSTADKPEDSVIYSTADKPEDSMIYSTADKPEDSMIYSTADKPEDSMIYSTADKPEDSMIYSTADKPEDSMIYSTADKPEDSMIYSTADKPEDSMIYSTADKPEDSMIYSTADKPDDSMIYSTADKPEDSVIYSTADKPEDSVIYSTADKPEDSVIYSTADKPDDSMIYSTADKPDDSMIYSTADKPDDSVIYSTAECPDDSTS; encoded by the exons ATGGTTTCGTATTTCAGTAAAATGTTCAGCATGTGTGTCGTTCTGCTCGTCTTTTCCAGCATCTCTACAG cTGTTGTTGGTGCTCCAGAAACAGTCACAGGACACAGAGGAGAGAGAGTAGATATCAGATGCAGATATGAATCTGGATATGAATCAAATTCAAAGTATTTTTGTAAAGGAGAGTGTGTCTATGGATTTAGAGACATTGTGGTTAAATCAGGATCTCCAGCTGAAGACGAGAGATTCTCTCTGACCGATGACACGAGGACCAGAGTTTTCACCGTCAGCATCACTGACCTGAGAACAGAGGATGAGGGACGATACTGGTGTGGAGTGGAGAGGACTATAGCTGATGTCTATTCAGAGATTATGTTGCTGGTTAAAGAGG GTGATGTCTGGAGCACAGAGTCTGTCATCTACGTCTCTGTGGGGTTAGTCCTCGTGATGATCATCTTCCTCGCTGCGCTGACGGTGTTGTGTAGGAAGAGAAGCAAGAAACCACCAAGAGTTACGCAATCTGGGCTTTCACCACAAG TCTCCATTGTGCTTCTTCCTTTGAATGAACACACTGCAGAG GAGATTGACTGTAACAACCCCAAACATGAGGATATCAACAAGATGAAGGGCAAGAACAAAGACATCCACACTATCTGCACTACAATAGATAGACCAGAAGAATCATcaatctactcaacagcagataaaccagacgattcagtgatctactcaacagcagataaaccagaagattcagtgatctactcaacagcagataaaccagaagattcaatgatctactcaacagcagataaaccagaagattcagtgatctactcaacagcagataaaccagaagattcagtgatctactcaacagcagataaaccagaagattcaatgatctactcaacagcagataaaccagacgattcagtgatctactcaacagcagataaaccagaagattcaatgatctactcaacagcagataaaccagaagattcaatgatctactcaacagcagaatGTCCCaaagattcaatgatctactcaacagcagataaaccagaagattcaatgatctactcaacagcagataaaccagaagattcagtgatctactcaacagcagataaaccagaagattcaatgatctactcaacagcagataaaccagaagattcaatgatctactcaacagcagataaaccagaagattcagtgatctactcaacagcagataaaccagaagattcagtgatctactcaacagcagataaaccagaagattcaatgatctactcaacagcagataaaccagaagattcaatgatctactcaacagcagataaaccagaagattcaatgatctactcaacagcagataaaccagaagattcaatgatctactcaacagcagataaaccagaagattcaatgatctactcaacagcagataaaccagaagattcaatgatctactcaacagcagataaaccagaagattcaatgatctactcaacagcagataaaccagaagattcaatgatctactcaacagcagataaaccagacgattcaatgatctactcaacagcagataaaccagaagattcagtgatctactcaacagcagataaaccagaagattcagtgatctactcaacagcagataaaccagaagattcagtgatctactcaacagcagataaaccagacgattcaatgatctactcaacagcagataaaccagacgattcaatgatctactcaacagcagataaaccagacgattcagtgatctactcaacagctgAATGTCCAGATGATTCAACCTCATGA